Proteins encoded in a region of the Nonomuraea helvata genome:
- a CDS encoding darcynin family protein, protein MPTESFEPSVTAFMLVKTTSEWLGMSVEQRVEVFTTEILPAITAKVKDVRSRFYDTEFYTARVTDVWVWEARDHQAYQLLVEALRETSFWDRYFEVVELLVGVENGYAKNYGLDTYATINA, encoded by the coding sequence ATGCCCACGGAGTCGTTCGAACCGAGCGTGACGGCGTTCATGCTGGTGAAGACCACGTCCGAGTGGCTCGGCATGTCAGTCGAGCAGCGGGTGGAGGTGTTCACGACCGAGATCCTCCCGGCGATCACGGCCAAGGTGAAGGATGTGCGGTCGCGCTTCTACGACACGGAGTTCTACACCGCGCGCGTCACCGATGTCTGGGTGTGGGAAGCCCGCGATCATCAGGCGTACCAGCTCCTCGTCGAGGCGCTGCGTGAGACGTCCTTCTGGGACCGCTACTTCGAGGTCGTCGAGCTCCTGGTCGGCGTCGAGAACGGTTACGCCAAGAACTACGGTCTGGACACTTACGCCACCATCAACGCCTGA
- a CDS encoding SDR family oxidoreductase: protein MQVFVTGATGWIGSAVVDQLLEAGYDVTGLARSDASAAALEKKGALVRRGDLDDLDTIRAGAAAAEAVVHLANKHDWANPAVSNRAERAAVETIADALIGSGRPFVLAAALSGLAQGRPAVESDPSPAVGPDSPRGGSENLALEYVEKGVRAISVRFAPTVHAIGDHGFMASIVAAARRHGVSAYIGDGGTAWAAVHRSDAAHLVRLAIEGAPAGSRLHAVAEQAVSTRTIAEAVGRTLSLPVRPVAPENAVEHFGFVGRFFAMDMSASSTWTREQLEWAPSGPTLIEDIQAGAYAA, encoded by the coding sequence ATGCAGGTATTCGTCACCGGAGCGACCGGATGGATCGGCTCGGCCGTCGTCGACCAGTTGCTGGAGGCGGGTTACGACGTCACCGGCCTGGCCCGCTCGGACGCCTCCGCCGCCGCGCTGGAGAAGAAGGGCGCCCTGGTACGGCGCGGCGACCTGGATGACCTCGACACCATCCGCGCCGGGGCCGCCGCCGCGGAGGCCGTGGTCCACCTGGCTAACAAGCACGACTGGGCCAACCCGGCGGTGTCCAACCGAGCCGAGAGGGCCGCGGTCGAGACGATCGCCGACGCGCTCATCGGGAGCGGTCGCCCCTTCGTCCTCGCAGCCGCACTGTCCGGGTTGGCGCAGGGCAGGCCCGCGGTCGAGAGTGACCCGTCGCCCGCGGTCGGCCCGGACTCCCCGCGAGGGGGCAGCGAGAACCTCGCGCTCGAGTATGTCGAGAAGGGCGTCCGGGCGATCAGCGTGCGCTTCGCCCCGACGGTGCACGCGATCGGTGATCACGGATTCATGGCCTCCATCGTCGCGGCCGCCCGCCGGCACGGCGTATCCGCCTACATCGGTGACGGCGGTACGGCCTGGGCCGCGGTGCATCGTTCCGATGCGGCGCACCTCGTCCGGCTCGCGATCGAGGGGGCACCGGCCGGATCCCGGTTGCACGCCGTCGCCGAGCAGGCCGTCTCGACGCGCACGATCGCCGAGGCCGTCGGGCGCACCCTCAGCCTCCCCGTAAGGCCGGTCGCACCCGAGAACGCCGTCGAGCACTTCGGCTTCGTCGGCAGATTCTTCGCGATGGACATGTCCGCCTCCAGCACATGGACCCGCGAACAGCTGGAGTGGGCCCCTTCCGGGCCGACTCTCATCGAGGACATCCAGGCCGGCGCATACGCCGCTTAA
- a CDS encoding MFS transporter: protein MPLKVSIPDHASTRRGRHGLPAVMCACVVLVVGMVAAVNLAVPMLAASALRPSASALVWIVDTYVIFFACLVIPGGAAGDRFGHKGVLLTGLVLFAAGALMSAAAPNVALLLVSRAITGIGAAAVLPNTLAVLLHAVPAERKSATIATWASMTGIGGVVGNVGGGALLSGGSWRWLFLAAVPVSLVLAMLVAQVAPVSPRHDRRLDLLGAVLLVGASVALLLGIVQGPEQGWDSPFVIAGFVCAAVLFTVWTLVELYVEHPLLDPRLFRVPGLRNACLGMTAVFFGMFALFYVNASFLQHGMGFGVLRTGLGIIPLTIPVILGARHVGSLSRRVGLDVTIALAFGFVGCGLLGLSTSGAQTPYAGYAAWLMVTGAGVALALPTLSGAIAGSLPPAQAGVGAGLQATTREFGSALGVAVIGTVLTARFVATLPPDIRAHGSHTVAQALAVTTPGRAHDVITAFVSGTDLGLRVTGATVLIVGGLVVLQSLLSRRVRADHSDPGGPSGSPPNTKLYTKEY, encoded by the coding sequence ATGCCACTCAAGGTCTCGATCCCCGATCACGCTTCGACCAGGCGAGGCCGGCACGGCCTGCCGGCGGTCATGTGCGCCTGTGTGGTGCTCGTCGTCGGGATGGTCGCCGCGGTCAACCTCGCCGTTCCCATGCTCGCGGCCAGCGCGCTGCGCCCGTCGGCGTCGGCCCTGGTCTGGATCGTCGACACCTATGTGATCTTCTTCGCCTGTCTGGTGATCCCAGGAGGTGCCGCGGGTGACCGCTTCGGGCACAAGGGTGTCCTGCTGACCGGCTTGGTGTTGTTCGCGGCGGGCGCGTTGATGTCGGCGGCGGCGCCGAACGTGGCCCTCCTGCTGGTCAGCCGGGCGATCACGGGTATCGGTGCCGCCGCCGTGTTGCCCAACACGCTTGCCGTGCTGCTGCACGCCGTACCCGCCGAACGCAAGAGCGCGACGATCGCGACCTGGGCGTCGATGACGGGAATCGGGGGAGTTGTCGGCAACGTCGGCGGCGGTGCGCTGCTGTCGGGCGGATCATGGCGTTGGCTGTTCCTTGCCGCCGTGCCGGTTTCGCTGGTACTGGCCATGCTCGTGGCTCAGGTCGCGCCGGTGTCGCCGCGGCATGACCGCCGCCTGGACCTGCTCGGCGCGGTGTTGCTCGTCGGCGCGTCGGTGGCGCTGCTGCTCGGAATCGTCCAGGGCCCGGAGCAAGGATGGGACAGCCCGTTCGTCATCGCCGGGTTCGTCTGCGCCGCCGTGTTGTTCACGGTGTGGACGCTCGTGGAGCTGTACGTCGAGCACCCGCTGCTCGATCCACGGCTCTTCCGCGTCCCGGGCCTGCGCAACGCCTGCCTCGGCATGACCGCGGTCTTCTTCGGCATGTTCGCGCTGTTCTACGTCAACGCGTCGTTCCTGCAGCACGGCATGGGCTTCGGTGTGCTGCGAACCGGTCTCGGCATCATCCCGCTGACCATCCCGGTCATCCTGGGCGCGCGGCATGTAGGAAGCCTGTCACGGCGCGTCGGCCTCGACGTCACCATCGCGCTCGCGTTCGGGTTCGTCGGTTGTGGCCTGCTCGGCCTGTCCACCAGCGGCGCCCAGACCCCGTACGCCGGATACGCCGCGTGGCTCATGGTGACCGGAGCCGGCGTGGCGCTGGCACTGCCGACGTTGTCCGGCGCCATCGCGGGCTCGCTGCCACCGGCCCAGGCCGGGGTCGGGGCCGGGCTACAGGCCACCACCCGCGAGTTCGGCAGCGCTCTTGGCGTCGCCGTCATCGGCACCGTGCTCACCGCACGGTTCGTCGCCACGCTCCCGCCGGACATCCGCGCCCACGGTTCGCACACCGTCGCCCAAGCACTCGCCGTGACCACACCCGGCCGCGCCCATGACGTCATCACGGCGTTCGTCTCGGGCACGGACCTCGGACTGCGGGTGACCGGGGCGACCGTGCTCATCGTCGGCGGGCTCGTCGTCCTGCAGTCGCTGCTGTCCCGACGAGTACGCGCCGACCACTCAGACCCCGGTGGCCCGTCCGGGTCGCCGCCGAACACAAAGCTGTACACAAAGGAGTACTGA
- a CDS encoding LysR family transcriptional regulator, with amino-acid sequence MTDQLDLNLLRVFDALLQDGSVTAASERLHLSIPATSRALGRLRRAMNDPILVRAGRGMAPTPFALRTAPRVRSLLDEASALISADRELTIAELKRTFTIRINDGVAATLATAAVEATATLAPGVMLRFVAEGSENVEALRDGSVDLDIGAGDVTAPDIRSAVLYRERMVGIVRADHPLGRHRRPTLTQLCRHPHVSASRRGRARGPLDDALDAAGLHRHVAAVVPTSAVAALLVASSQYVGLVPQRLAEQYGQTLGIRWFPVPADLPEVDVRLLWHARLDADPAQRWLRDTIRDALRTER; translated from the coding sequence ATGACCGACCAGCTCGACCTGAACCTGTTGCGGGTGTTCGACGCGCTCCTCCAGGACGGCAGCGTCACAGCGGCCTCCGAGCGGCTTCATCTGTCCATCCCCGCGACCAGCAGGGCCCTGGGCCGCCTGCGGCGGGCGATGAACGACCCGATCCTGGTGCGCGCCGGCCGCGGGATGGCTCCCACGCCGTTCGCCCTGCGAACCGCACCACGAGTACGGTCACTCCTCGACGAAGCGTCGGCCCTGATCAGCGCCGACCGCGAGCTCACGATCGCCGAGCTCAAGCGCACCTTCACCATCCGCATCAACGACGGCGTGGCCGCGACCCTGGCGACGGCCGCAGTCGAAGCCACCGCCACGCTCGCCCCGGGCGTGATGTTGCGCTTCGTCGCCGAGGGCAGCGAAAACGTCGAGGCCCTCCGCGACGGCTCGGTCGATCTGGACATCGGCGCCGGCGACGTCACGGCTCCCGACATCCGGTCCGCGGTGCTGTACCGCGAACGCATGGTCGGCATCGTCCGCGCCGACCATCCGCTGGGCCGTCACCGCCGCCCGACGTTGACGCAACTGTGCCGGCATCCGCACGTCTCGGCCTCCCGACGCGGACGCGCTCGCGGACCGCTGGACGACGCGCTCGACGCCGCGGGCCTCCACCGCCACGTCGCCGCCGTCGTCCCCACCTCGGCCGTAGCCGCGCTCCTGGTCGCATCCAGCCAGTACGTCGGGCTCGTCCCCCAACGCCTCGCCGAGCAGTACGGCCAGACCCTCGGCATCCGGTGGTTCCCCGTCCCCGCGGACCTGCCGGAGGTCGACGTACGTCTGCTCTGGCACGCACGGCTCGATGCCGACCCCGCGCAGCGCTGGCTACGCGACACCATCCGCGACGCGCTCCGCACGGAGAGGTGA
- a CDS encoding glycoside hydrolase family 30 beta sandwich domain-containing protein translates to MVAKPALKVSAFRNTDGSRVVEILNTGMAPVTWEGVSGEVAAYVTNEDESLGSIPVEGGTVTLLPHALTTVVLR, encoded by the coding sequence ATGGTCGCGAAGCCCGCCCTGAAGGTGTCCGCCTTCCGCAACACCGACGGCTCCCGCGTCGTCGAGATCCTCAACACCGGCATGGCCCCCGTTACCTGGGAGGGAGTGAGCGGCGAGGTCGCGGCATACGTGACCAACGAGGACGAGTCACTCGGATCCATCCCTGTCGAGGGCGGGACGGTGACGCTCCTGCCACACGCCCTGACCACGGTCGTCCTTCGCTGA
- a CDS encoding DUF1684 domain-containing protein, with amino-acid sequence MSDVHVPQEFTRAWQEWRAGWEQWLTQPFGWLSATSHEWLDETPRHHPGLPGRWWQHGDAIHIDPQGTPMAFDGETFTTERRFALAGAPDDLRVTVGEREVGITYRGTYLIVTYDPSSPARHDFDGVPTYGPSRKWVLPGRLEQFDAPASITLDSVGSDAHTHETPGLVHFEYAGSEHTLQVLSSHGMLLTVFTDATSGVTTYGAGRSLDVSGPDSEGNVTLDFNRTVNLPCAFSEHFPICPLPPSTNRLPFAIEAGEKSPH; translated from the coding sequence ATGAGCGATGTACACGTTCCGCAGGAGTTCACGCGCGCCTGGCAGGAGTGGAGGGCCGGCTGGGAGCAATGGCTCACCCAGCCCTTCGGCTGGCTGTCCGCCACCTCCCACGAGTGGCTGGACGAGACACCCCGGCACCATCCCGGGCTGCCGGGCCGGTGGTGGCAACACGGGGACGCCATCCACATCGACCCGCAGGGCACCCCGATGGCCTTCGACGGCGAGACCTTCACCACCGAACGCCGGTTCGCCCTCGCCGGCGCTCCCGACGACCTCCGGGTCACCGTGGGGGAGCGGGAAGTGGGCATCACCTACCGCGGCACGTACCTGATCGTGACCTACGACCCGAGCTCACCGGCCAGGCACGACTTCGACGGTGTGCCCACCTACGGGCCCAGCCGGAAATGGGTGCTCCCGGGTCGGCTCGAACAGTTCGACGCGCCGGCGTCCATAACGCTCGACTCCGTGGGCTCGGACGCCCACACCCACGAAACGCCCGGTCTGGTGCACTTCGAGTACGCGGGCAGCGAGCACACCCTCCAGGTGCTCAGCTCACACGGCATGTTGCTCACGGTCTTCACCGACGCCACCAGCGGCGTCACCACCTACGGGGCCGGCCGCTCCCTGGACGTCTCCGGCCCGGACAGCGAGGGCAACGTGACGCTTGACTTCAACCGCACCGTCAACCTGCCTTGCGCGTTCAGCGAGCACTTCCCCATCTGCCCACTGCCGCCATCGACCAACCGGCTGCCCTTCGCGATCGAAGCCGGAGAGAAGTCACCCCACTGA
- a CDS encoding MFS transporter: MSTQPLRSAAHDRGIPPDRQPAESGGHPSSAQRLRYPAVIVLCLTQLILVIDNSVVNVALPQIRHALGFSATGLSWVVTSYALVFGGLVLLSGKVGSIVGPRRTLLIGVSIFIVASALGGAATMPAMLIAARVLQGVGAALAAPGTLVLLMSITRPGPQRARAMSVFVLVIGVGAALGLLLGGMLTTSLGWEWVMFVNIPIGLAVLVGVRLLVPEAPRAPARLDVGGAVASTTGMTALVYGLINAESQGWTSPPVLVSFALAIAGLLALVLIERRHAAPVVPLDFFTRMRSAAPLLAMMLIPAGQAGFLYFAALFTQNVLGFTPLQTGLSVLPFSAALLVTNLLTSRLVTRHGERIVGALGMTGLLAGLAWMSRINAADTFAGGLLGPFVLLGLGAGLTIAPLTAVIMHQAPAAHLGAASSLNQAMQQLGGALGLAVMTTVYGTAAAGGTGEAGAIATALTAGVVFPLLALTLFATWARPTTTTV; encoded by the coding sequence GTGAGCACCCAACCCCTCCGAAGCGCCGCCCACGACCGCGGCATCCCGCCCGACCGACAGCCGGCGGAGAGTGGCGGCCACCCATCCTCCGCACAACGGCTGCGTTACCCGGCGGTCATCGTGTTGTGCCTCACCCAGCTCATCCTGGTGATCGACAACAGCGTGGTGAACGTCGCGCTGCCGCAGATCCGGCACGCGCTGGGCTTCTCCGCGACCGGCCTGTCCTGGGTCGTCACCTCCTACGCCCTGGTCTTCGGCGGCCTTGTCCTGCTCAGCGGCAAGGTGGGGTCGATCGTCGGCCCACGCCGCACGCTGCTGATCGGCGTGTCGATCTTCATCGTCGCCTCGGCGCTGGGTGGTGCGGCCACGATGCCGGCGATGCTCATCGCCGCCCGCGTCCTGCAAGGCGTGGGAGCGGCGCTCGCCGCGCCGGGCACGCTCGTGCTGCTGATGTCGATCACCAGGCCCGGTCCGCAGCGCGCCCGGGCGATGAGCGTGTTCGTGCTGGTCATCGGCGTCGGCGCCGCGCTCGGCCTGCTTCTCGGCGGGATGTTGACCACGTCCCTGGGCTGGGAATGGGTCATGTTCGTCAACATCCCCATCGGCCTGGCCGTCCTGGTCGGGGTACGCCTGCTGGTTCCGGAGGCGCCTCGCGCGCCGGCCCGCCTGGACGTCGGCGGGGCCGTCGCGTCCACGACGGGCATGACCGCCCTCGTCTACGGCCTCATCAACGCCGAGTCGCAGGGCTGGACCAGCCCGCCGGTGCTCGTCTCGTTCGCGCTGGCGATCGCCGGGCTGCTCGCTCTGGTCCTCATCGAACGGCGCCACGCCGCCCCGGTCGTGCCGCTGGACTTCTTCACCAGGATGCGCAGCGCGGCCCCGCTGCTGGCCATGATGCTGATCCCGGCGGGCCAGGCGGGTTTCCTCTACTTCGCCGCGCTGTTCACCCAGAACGTCCTGGGCTTCACCCCGCTCCAGACGGGGTTGTCCGTTCTGCCCTTCAGCGCCGCGCTGCTCGTCACGAACCTCCTGACCAGCCGCCTGGTGACGCGACACGGGGAGCGGATCGTCGGCGCCCTCGGGATGACAGGCCTGCTCGCGGGGCTGGCGTGGATGTCGCGGATCAATGCCGCCGACACGTTCGCGGGCGGCCTGCTCGGGCCGTTCGTCCTGCTCGGACTCGGCGCGGGGCTGACCATCGCGCCGCTCACCGCCGTCATCATGCACCAGGCGCCTGCGGCCCATCTCGGTGCCGCGTCCAGCCTCAATCAGGCCATGCAGCAACTCGGCGGCGCACTCGGCCTGGCCGTGATGACCACCGTGTACGGCACCGCCGCCGCGGGCGGCACCGGCGAGGCGGGGGCGATCGCGACAGCCCTCACCGCCGGGGTCGTCTTCCCCCTGCTCGCCCTGACCCTCTTCGCCACATGGGCCCGCCCCACCACGACCACGGTCTGA
- a CDS encoding XRE family transcriptional regulator: protein MDDDLDAALAAMGPRLRRLRRHRGLTLADLAAETGISESTLSRLESGGRRPNLELLLPLARAHGMPLDELIGAPQTGDPRVHLRPIRRDGMTYIRLTQRAGGTQAYKLIIPGATGPAEPQPQRHEGYEWLYVLSGRLRLVLGEQDLVLAPGEVVEFDTHVPHWMGNAGATPVELLILFGPQGERSHVRARPRPNDG, encoded by the coding sequence GTGGACGACGATCTCGACGCCGCGCTGGCGGCCATGGGGCCGCGGCTTCGGCGGTTGCGCCGCCATCGCGGCCTGACCCTGGCCGACCTGGCCGCGGAAACCGGCATTTCGGAGAGCACTCTGTCGCGCCTGGAGAGCGGCGGGCGGCGGCCTAACCTCGAACTCCTCCTTCCCCTGGCCAGGGCCCACGGCATGCCGCTGGACGAGCTCATCGGGGCACCGCAGACCGGCGATCCGCGCGTCCACCTGCGGCCGATCCGGCGCGACGGCATGACGTACATCCGGCTGACCCAACGGGCGGGCGGCACCCAGGCGTACAAGCTGATCATTCCCGGGGCGACGGGCCCCGCGGAGCCCCAGCCGCAGCGCCACGAGGGCTATGAGTGGCTGTACGTGCTCAGCGGCCGGCTCCGGCTTGTGCTGGGTGAGCAGGACCTCGTCCTGGCTCCCGGCGAGGTGGTCGAGTTCGACACGCATGTCCCGCACTGGATGGGGAACGCCGGGGCCACGCCGGTCGAGTTGCTCATCCTGTTCGGGCCCCAGGGGGAACGCTCTCACGTACGTGCCCGGCCGCGCCCGAACGACGGCTGA
- a CDS encoding IS1634 family transposase — MDYVAARDEGKPIRRRGVWHVRDDVMTVAGPRKKDPVLRLRRIFVHSSARAQAAEAARAKKLARAGEDLARLERGLGSRHYPDEQAVSDRITAIGRARRVSAYLTTLTGTDPDTGKPTLAWHFDQQALDAEATTDGWYALLTNLGADQADAGQVLRHYKGQEAVERRYQAFKGPLAVTSLYLKSNRRLSALIIVICLALLIFCLIERQVCQALAARGQTKIDGLYAGRPAVPTGKLVLDPLAGIRLIPGTGQSPPTIPQPTDLQLDLLDLLDIDPRDLR; from the coding sequence GTGGACTATGTCGCCGCCCGGGACGAGGGCAAGCCCATCCGGCGGCGTGGCGTCTGGCACGTGCGTGACGACGTCATGACGGTGGCCGGGCCGCGCAAGAAGGACCCTGTGCTGAGGCTGCGAAGGATCTTCGTGCACTCCTCGGCCCGCGCTCAGGCGGCCGAGGCCGCCCGGGCCAAGAAGCTGGCGCGGGCTGGTGAGGATCTGGCCCGGCTGGAGCGCGGCCTGGGCAGCCGTCACTATCCCGACGAGCAGGCCGTCAGCGACCGGATCACCGCGATCGGCCGCGCCCGGCGGGTGAGCGCCTATCTGACCACGCTCACCGGCACCGACCCGGACACCGGCAAACCCACCCTGGCCTGGCACTTCGACCAGCAGGCGCTGGACGCCGAAGCCACCACCGACGGCTGGTACGCCCTGCTGACCAACCTTGGTGCCGATCAGGCCGACGCCGGGCAGGTGCTGCGCCACTACAAAGGCCAAGAAGCGGTCGAGCGCCGCTACCAGGCCTTCAAAGGGCCGCTGGCCGTCACCAGCCTGTACCTGAAGAGCAACCGCCGCCTCAGTGCGCTGATCATCGTGATCTGCCTGGCCCTGCTCATCTTCTGCCTGATCGAACGCCAGGTCTGCCAGGCCCTGGCGGCTCGCGGCCAGACCAAGATCGACGGCCTGTACGCAGGACGGCCCGCCGTGCCCACCGGCAAGCTGGTCCTCGACCCTCTGGCCGGCATCCGGCTGATCCCGGGCACCGGCCAGTCACCCCCGACCATCCCGCAACCCACCGATCTCCAACTCGATCTCCTTGACCTCCTCGACATCGATCCACGAGACCTCCGCTGA
- a CDS encoding ABC transporter ATP-binding protein has product MKRYAERTAVDGAAFRCGYGQITALLGHNGAGKSTLFRAAAGLVRLDAGTMLVGGHPPGSTRAQQATSYMPEQPDLYPGVSVWEHISFIALAYGLPGWERRARHLLERFELGDRRDALPHELSQGLRRRLALVMALLHGAEVLLLDEPFNGLDPHSALRLRTTLSDLAAGGAAVVVATHILHDAQRIADQVIVLEHGRVKAGGDLSSLAHKAGLSRQAGLEEVYLALTSEPR; this is encoded by the coding sequence GTGAAGCGGTACGCGGAGCGGACAGCCGTGGACGGCGCAGCATTCCGCTGCGGGTACGGGCAGATCACCGCGCTCCTGGGGCACAACGGCGCGGGAAAGTCCACCCTGTTCCGGGCGGCTGCCGGACTCGTCCGGCTCGACGCAGGCACCATGCTGGTCGGCGGCCATCCTCCTGGCAGCACCCGAGCCCAACAAGCGACCTCCTACATGCCGGAACAGCCCGACCTGTACCCAGGCGTTTCGGTCTGGGAACACATCTCCTTCATCGCGCTGGCCTACGGCCTGCCAGGGTGGGAGCGGCGCGCCCGCCACCTGCTGGAGCGCTTCGAGCTCGGCGACCGGCGCGACGCGCTGCCCCACGAGCTCTCGCAAGGGCTGCGGCGCCGGCTCGCCCTCGTCATGGCGCTGCTGCACGGGGCCGAGGTGCTGCTGCTCGATGAGCCGTTCAACGGCCTGGACCCGCACAGCGCCTTGCGGCTGCGCACCACCCTCAGTGATCTGGCGGCGGGCGGGGCGGCCGTCGTGGTGGCCACCCACATTCTGCACGACGCGCAGCGCATCGCCGATCAGGTGATTGTGCTCGAACACGGACGGGTGAAGGCTGGCGGCGACCTTTCCAGCCTCGCGCACAAGGCGGGGCTGTCCCGTCAGGCCGGTCTCGAGGAGGTCTACCTCGCGCTGACGTCGGAGCCCCGGTGA
- a CDS encoding peroxiredoxin family protein, protein MTTTAMFALTWAALLGSVALTLRMAAKLRFALDPFRHQPDDLALPEGMPAPPFSAVTLDGAVLDSDDYADRAFTLVFVSHHCPSCREHLPHIPALWRLAESAASELVMVVFDEESGSRAQTERLVAEHAIPAMTVLASADHPLRELYNPRQATPLYCHVESGVVRGSGPLGSQGWQELVRGWQASAVGVR, encoded by the coding sequence ATGACCACGACGGCGATGTTCGCCCTCACCTGGGCCGCCCTGCTGGGCTCGGTGGCGCTGACACTGCGCATGGCGGCCAAGCTCAGGTTCGCGCTCGATCCCTTCCGCCACCAGCCGGACGACCTCGCACTGCCGGAGGGCATGCCCGCGCCGCCGTTCTCCGCGGTCACCCTCGACGGGGCGGTGCTGGACAGCGACGACTATGCCGACCGCGCCTTCACACTCGTCTTTGTCTCCCACCACTGCCCGAGTTGCCGTGAGCACCTGCCGCACATACCGGCGCTGTGGCGGCTGGCCGAGTCCGCGGCTAGCGAGCTGGTGATGGTGGTCTTTGACGAGGAATCCGGCAGTCGAGCCCAGACGGAGCGCCTTGTCGCCGAGCACGCCATACCGGCCATGACCGTGCTGGCCTCGGCGGACCACCCGTTACGCGAGCTCTACAACCCGCGCCAGGCCACCCCGCTGTACTGCCACGTGGAGTCCGGCGTGGTGCGCGGCAGCGGGCCACTCGGCTCGCAGGGCTGGCAGGAGCTGGTGCGCGGCTGGCAGGCGAGCGCCGTGGGTGTGCGATGA
- a CDS encoding MauE/DoxX family redox-associated membrane protein has translation MLTPLPEHALLFFRLSLALVFALAFVAKVRDLPAFTKATAELSGLPARAARPAAVAVVAAEGSAATLMAVGGAALRWGLLLAAALLLLFSARLALALRRGRRVSCNCFGRSTQPISTLDLVRNAGLTACACAALLLEALTPRQGVLPADVLALVAAMAALFATVWLSLPDVSLILRPAWQPGNAKGSAS, from the coding sequence ATGCTGACTCCCTTGCCCGAGCACGCGCTGCTGTTTTTCCGCTTGAGCCTGGCCCTGGTCTTCGCCCTGGCGTTCGTCGCGAAGGTGCGTGATCTACCCGCCTTCACGAAGGCGACCGCCGAGCTGTCCGGCCTGCCCGCTCGCGCGGCCCGCCCCGCCGCGGTCGCGGTGGTTGCCGCGGAGGGCAGCGCCGCCACCTTGATGGCGGTCGGCGGCGCCGCGCTGAGGTGGGGCCTGTTGCTCGCTGCGGCGCTCCTGCTGCTGTTCTCAGCCCGACTCGCGCTGGCACTGCGGAGAGGTCGGCGGGTCTCCTGCAATTGCTTCGGTCGCAGCACCCAGCCCATCTCCACGCTCGACCTCGTCCGCAACGCGGGGCTGACCGCCTGCGCCTGCGCCGCGTTGCTCCTGGAGGCGTTGACGCCCCGCCAGGGTGTTCTCCCGGCCGACGTGCTCGCGCTCGTCGCGGCGATGGCCGCGCTGTTCGCCACGGTCTGGCTGAGCCTGCCCGACGTGAGCCTCATTCTTCGCCCGGCATGGCAGCCGGGCAACGCGAAGGGAAGCGCGTCATGA
- a CDS encoding SDH family Clp fold serine proteinase translates to MSASGVADGHAVIDALAELERARGGRAVALLAGRLDAAHAYVLYECLRRRERAERLDLVLLTSGGDVDATRRIALLLHEHTDRLAVLVPDHAESAGTLLCLAADELVLGPMAQLGPIDPHISAVGEQVAAPGRISAEDIRLLPLMAGEWFGLDERADRLEVFSAVSQRLFPTTLSTFYRADRNIRRAGRELIARQRPDLTEEDRARIIDELVSGYDSHGHAITRTEAAGLGLAVTRPSPGEEELMWRCTEPLRAWHTRSDEDGGLLGLVADADGFLARQLITAPAPDQPPRPYWEFDHTGGERAC, encoded by the coding sequence GTGAGCGCGTCCGGGGTCGCGGACGGCCACGCGGTGATCGACGCGCTGGCCGAGCTGGAACGCGCGCGCGGCGGCCGGGCTGTCGCGCTGCTGGCCGGCCGGCTCGACGCCGCGCACGCCTACGTCCTGTACGAGTGCCTGCGCCGCCGGGAACGCGCCGAGCGCCTGGACCTCGTCCTGCTCACCAGCGGAGGAGACGTGGACGCCACCCGCCGCATCGCCCTGCTGCTGCACGAGCACACCGACCGGCTGGCCGTGCTCGTCCCCGACCACGCCGAATCCGCGGGTACTCTGCTGTGCCTAGCCGCCGACGAGCTGGTGCTGGGCCCAATGGCGCAGTTGGGACCGATCGACCCGCACATCTCCGCCGTGGGGGAGCAGGTCGCGGCGCCCGGCCGGATCTCCGCCGAGGACATCAGGCTCCTACCCCTGATGGCCGGGGAGTGGTTCGGCCTGGATGAGCGGGCCGACCGGCTCGAGGTCTTCTCGGCCGTCAGCCAGCGCCTGTTCCCCACGACGCTGTCCACCTTCTACCGCGCCGACCGCAACATCCGCAGGGCCGGCCGTGAGCTCATCGCCCGCCAGCGGCCCGACCTGACCGAGGAGGACCGCGCCCGCATCATCGACGAGCTGGTCTCTGGCTACGACAGCCACGGCCACGCCATCACCCGCACCGAGGCCGCAGGGCTGGGACTGGCGGTGACGAGGCCGAGCCCGGGTGAGGAGGAGCTGATGTGGCGCTGCACAGAGCCACTGCGTGCCTGGCATACGCGCAGCGACGAGGACGGCGGCCTGCTCGGTCTGGTGGCCGACGCCGACGGCTTCCTCGCCCGCCAGCTCATCACCGCGCCGGCGCCCGACCAGCCGCCCCGCCCGTACTGGGAGTTCGACCACACCGGAGGTGAACGCGCATGCTGA